In one Neobacillus sp. CF12 genomic region, the following are encoded:
- a CDS encoding heme A synthase, translated as MQRSLKWLAVATTIGMILVLLGGALVTKTESGMGCGRSWPLCNGEFVPTEITPELVIELAHRLVSGAVGFLVLILSICSWKAIGHIRETKFLSFLSFFFLLLQGLIGAAAVIWEQSDFILALHFGISLISFAAVLLLTLLIFEIDKKFDADKLIIDKKMGYHIVSISIYSYFVIYTGALVRHTESSLVCRDWPLCINTSPALPSNLYEWVQMGHRTAAGFIFIWIAYVTFLAVKNYRQQKVIYWGWISAFTLVSLQVLSGALVVFTQLNLYIALMHALFITCLFGVLSYFLFLLSRSKKNR; from the coding sequence TTGCAACGTTCTTTAAAGTGGTTAGCAGTTGCAACTACTATTGGAATGATATTAGTTTTACTAGGAGGAGCCCTTGTAACAAAAACAGAATCCGGTATGGGGTGCGGAAGATCCTGGCCATTATGTAATGGTGAATTTGTTCCAACAGAGATAACTCCCGAATTAGTGATTGAACTTGCCCACAGGCTCGTCTCTGGAGCAGTTGGTTTTTTAGTACTCATTTTATCCATCTGTTCATGGAAAGCCATTGGTCATATCAGAGAAACCAAATTCCTATCTTTTCTTTCTTTTTTCTTTTTACTGTTACAAGGATTAATTGGAGCTGCGGCTGTAATTTGGGAACAATCTGACTTTATTCTCGCACTGCATTTTGGGATATCACTCATTTCCTTTGCTGCTGTTTTATTACTTACTTTATTAATCTTTGAAATCGACAAAAAGTTTGACGCAGATAAACTTATCATCGATAAAAAAATGGGCTATCATATTGTCTCTATTTCGATTTATAGTTATTTTGTTATTTATACAGGTGCACTAGTACGTCATACAGAATCAAGTTTGGTTTGCCGTGATTGGCCATTGTGTATTAATACAAGTCCTGCGCTTCCAAGTAATCTATATGAGTGGGTACAGATGGGACATCGAACCGCTGCAGGTTTTATTTTTATTTGGATAGCTTATGTTACTTTTTTAGCAGTAAAAAATTATCGTCAACAAAAGGTTATCTATTGGGGTTGGATAAGTGCATTTACTTTAGTATCCCTACAGGTGTTATCTGGAGCTCTTGTTGTTTTTACACAACTGAATCTTTATATCGCATTGATGCATGCTTTATTTATTACTTGTTTATTTGGTGTATTAAGTTATTTCCTCTTTTTACTATCAAGGTCGAAAAAGAATCGTTAA